A single region of the Silene latifolia isolate original U9 population chromosome 8, ASM4854445v1, whole genome shotgun sequence genome encodes:
- the LOC141594803 gene encoding uncharacterized protein LOC141594803, with translation MSGQIVPNENVTNQTYSVIQVENPSTNITLVLFNGSNSDEWSHSFLLAILAKGKDGYIDGSVPKPAETAATFKQWRSTNALVTAWIFNSIEPTLRNQITSRPEAKLLWQDIKNRFCQGNDPQIYQLQADLVACRQGPSESLLSYYGRVVKLWDDIMTLDPLP, from the coding sequence ATGTCAGGCCAAATTGTTCCAAATGAAAACGTTACCAATCAAACTTATTCTGTCATACAAGTCGAGAATCCGAGTACCAATATTACTCTGGTTCTCTTCAATGGATCAAATTCTGATGAATGGTCACACTCCTTTCTCTTGGCTATTTTAGCCAAAGGAAAAGACGGTTACATTGACGGGTCCGTTCCGAAACCCGCAGAAACTGCCGCCACTTTCAAGCAATGGCGATCTACTAATGCCCTCGTAACAGCTTGGATTTTTAATTCTATTGAACCCACCCTTCGCAATCAAATCACGTCTCGTCCTGAGGCTAAACTACTCTGGCAAGACATCAAAAATCGCTTTTGCCAGGGGAACGACCCACAGATCTATCAACTTCAGGCGGACCTTGTTGCTTGCCGTCAAGGCCCCTCCGAATCCCTGTTGTCCTACTATGGTCGTGTGGTGAAGCTTTGGGATGACATAATGACTCTTGATCCCCTCCCATAA